TTTTTTCTGCTCCATTGTCTTTTATAAATTGTTCAAGTTTATCTAAATCAAAATCTCCTTTAAAATCATCATACTTTTCTGTATCAAAAGCTTTTTCATGAATTAAGTTTATAGCTCTACCTCCAGCTAATTCTACATGAGCCTTTGTAGTATCAAAATGCATATTACTTAAAACATAATCACCTTTATTTTTTATAACATTTGGAAATACCACCTGCTCTGCTCCTCTACCTTGATGAGATGGTATTATGTATTTATATCCTGTAATATCTTTAGCAACTGCTTCTAATCTATAAAAACTTCTACTTCCAGCATAAGCTTCATCACCCATCATAAGTGCTGCCCATTGTCTATCACTCATAGCACCTGTGCCACTATCTGTTAATAAGTCAATATAAACATCTTCTGCCCTTAAAGCAAATGGATTATATCCTGCTTCTTTTAATCTCTTCTCTCTCTCTTCTCTTGGTATTAATCTGATTGGTTCTACCATTTTAATTTTAAATGGTTCTGCTTTTCTGATTTCCATAATTTTTCCTCCTTCATATGCTTTATGGCTTTTTTTTAAGTTTTCAAAAATTTTTGTATATGAATATATTTCTACATTAATTTTAAAATTCCTTTTTTTATTTTGAAATATTCTAAAATATTTTTAAATAAAAGAATAAGATTAAGCCAATATACTTAATCTTATAAACTATTAGCAGTATTTTTTACTTTTTTAACAATTGAATTAAGCTCCAAAAATCTCATCTTATCATGACTATATTTCTTTTCAATTACCAAGTTTACAATATCTTTAGAAAGCTGAAATGCATTATGCCTTAAATATCCCTTCTTTATCTCAATATAATTATTTTCTATTACATTTATTTTATTTTTACTGAAAAACTCCATATCTTTTTGAGCTAATTCAACAGGCTTTGCACCTTCTTCTCTATATTTTTCTATAATCTCATTAGGTATGCTCTCATTATTTGCATAAACATACTGAATTACATTTTTACCAGCATGATTCAAAATAGCTTTAACATGCTCCCCTACAGTAAAGTTATCAGTTTCCCCGGGCTGTGTCATTAAATTTGAAACATAAATTTTTAAAGCTGAAGATTTTCTTATAGACTTTGTAATATCATTTACTAAAAGATTTGGAATTATGCTTGTATATAAACTACCCGGTCCAAGAATTATAACATCTGCATCTTTTATAGCTTTTATTGATTCTTCCAATGGTTTTACATTTTTAGGTTTTATAAATACTTTCTCTATTGAACTATTATTTTCCAAAGCTTTCAAAGGAATTTGCGACTCTCCTTTAATAATTTGACCATTTTTAAGTTTTGCATATAAAGTTATATCTTCAGTAGTTACAGGTAAAACTTTTCCAGCAACTGCAAGTATTTGATTTATTCGCTTTATGGCATGTTCAAAACTATCTGAAATTCCAACCATAGCTGCTATTAAAAGATTTCCAAAACTTTGATTTTTCAGCGTACCTTCCTTAAATCTATATTGAAGAAGTTTTTCCATGATGGGTTCAGTATCTGCAAGTGCAAGAATACAGTTTCTTATATCTCCCGGTGGAAGCATGCCAAGGTCCTCTCTAAGTTTTCCAGAACCACCACCATCATCTGCAACAGTAACAATTGCAGTAATATTAGATGTAAATTTTTTTATACCTCTTAAAAGAACAGATAATCCAGTTCCTCCACCTATTACTACAACTTTTATTCCCCTTGACAATATATTCTTGTCATAAATTTTATTTACCAATCCCAAATCACTTAAATTTCTGTTTTGTTTTGCATGATTAAATAAATTTTTAACAGATAAAAATATGAATCCACTTCCCAATGCTATAAATCCAATAATCAAACCTACTTTAGATTCAATCTTAATAATTACATTCATCAGCAAACTTAATCCAAAAATGGTAAATATCGCACCAATAATCCCCAGCATCAAACTCTTTTTCAATTTTGTATCTAATTTAAACTTAAAAAAAATATTCATTTTTTCTTTACCCCTTTACTACATCAGCTGGAATATCTCTATGGTTAACACTAACTTTATGTCCTTTTTCCTTTAAATATTCATACAATATATTTGCAACAGTTACTGACCTATGCTTGCCACCTGTACACCCTATAGCTATTACCAACTGCATTTTTCCTTCTCTAACATAAAAAGGTATTAAAAAGTCTATCATTTCATTTAATCTTTTTACAAATTCAATACTTTCCGGCCAATTCATAACATACTTTCTAACTTTTTCATCATTTCCAGTAAAATCTCTCAAATTTTCTATATAATGAGGATTTGGAAGAAATCTAACATCAAATACTAAATCAGCATCTAATGGAATTCCATGTTTGAAGCCAAAAGATAACACAGAAATAAGAATATTATTTGTTTCTGAACCATCTAAATATATCTTTCTTATTTCTTTTTTAAGCTGACCCGGCGTCATGTTAGTTGTATCTATAATTTTATCAGCTTTATCTCTTAATTTATCAAGTTTTTTTCTTTCAGCATTTATTCCGTCAATAATCCTTCCTTTTGGACTTAAAGGATGAATTCTTCTAGTTTCTTTAAAACGTTTTATCAAAGTTTCATCTGACGCATCTAAAAATAATATTTCATATTTATATCCACTACTCTTTAAATTTTCCAAACTATCAAAGAGGTCATCAAAAAATTTACCCCCTCTAATATCTATAACTAAAGCTATTTTCTGTATTTCGCCATTACTATTAAAACAAAGTTCAGCAAATTTAGGAATTAGTACAGGCGGTAAATTATCAACACAATAAAAACCTAAATCCTCCATACACTTCATAGCTTGACTCTTACCAGCTCCGGATAAACCAGTTATTATTACAAGTTTCATAAATTCACCTCATTTTTTCATTTGCTTAAAATCAAAACTTATTCTTCTCCTATTATTTTTACTTCGGTTTCTAGGTTTACTCCAAAATTATCTCTAACTACTTTCTGCACAAGCTTAATTAAATTTAAAACATCTTCAGCTGTAGCATTTCCTAAATTTACAATAAATCCACTATGCAAATCAGAAACTTGAGCATCTCCAACTCTCACTCCCTTTAATCCCGAATCCTGTATGAGCTTACCAGCATAATAACCTTTTGGTCTTTTAAATGTACTTCCAGCACTTGGCAAATGTAATGGCTGTTTCGTAGTCCTTCTCTTAGTAAAATCATCTACTATACTTTTTATTTTATCATAATCTCCTTTTTTAAACTCCATGTCTACTTCCAAAACTACATATTTTTTATCTTGAATAATACTCGTTCTATATCCTAAATTTAAATCTTCTCTATTTAAATAAATAATTTCACCATTTTTATCAATAACTGAGCATCCAACTATAACGTCTTTTATTTCTCCTCCATAAGCTCCTGCATTCATGGTAACAGCTCCCCCAATTGTTCCGGGAATACCACTTGCAAACTCAAAACCTTCAAGTCCTTCATTTATTATAAGTTTTGATAATCTAGATAATAAAATACCAGCCTGAGCTCTTACTTTTGTTCCATTAATTTTTACATCACTAAAATTTTCTGCAATTTTTATAACTACTCCTCTAATTCCTTTATCTCTTACTAATAAATTGCTGCCATTTCCCATTACAAAATAGTCAATATTTCTTTCTCTACAATACTTTAATGCATATACTATCTCATCTATAGAATCCGGAATAACCAAAATATCAGCTGGCCCTCCAATTCTAAAAGATGTATGTTTTTTCATTGGTTCATTTTTAAAAACATTATTTGAATTTATTTTTTCTATTAAATCCATATATATTTGATTTATATCCATTACTTTCAGCTCCTAACATATAAATATTCTCTTGTAAAAATCTATACTTCAAGTTATATATTTTGCAATCAAATCTCTAAAATCTTTTAATTATTATTAATATAGATAATTGTAATAAATCTATAACTAAAAATTATCAGGTCAAAAATAAGTATACCTTTTTGCTATATTAATCTCAATATATATTTATTTCATTCTATTTGCTCTATCTTCTTTCTAGCATCTTCTAATGCCTCATCTACACTTTTCTTACCAAGTAAAGCCATCCTTATCTGACTTTGCAAAATATCATCTATCTTTCTCCATTTAGGATGATTACCTATGCTAATAGAATTTGAAAGAGTTTTTTCAATTTTTTTCATCATTTCATCATTTATATATATATCCCCTATATTCTTTTTAACAGGAAAAACTCCTTGTTTATATAATTCTCTTTGACCTTTTTCATCTGTTAAATATTTTATAAACTTCACACACATTTCTAACTTTTTCTTGTCATTTTGTTTAAATATTCCATAAGCATTTACAATACTAACTGACATTGGTTTTTTTAAAAGTCCTATCGGAAAATTTGCAACATCAAAATTAAAACCTTTACCCCTGCTATTAAGAATTTTTAGCTCATTAATCAACGAAGTTCTGCCTGGATAAACAGCAACATTTTTATCTACAATAAAACTTCTCCAAGCTTCTCTGCTGTTATTTTCTCCAAAATCCTTAGGAGTAACTTTATGAACTAACTTTAAATCTACTAATTTTTTAAGACCCGACCAAGCATTTTTTCCATAAAATCTATACTTATTACTTTTTCTTTCGATTACAGTTGCTCCATCTGACAATATTATTCCCCATATAGTATAATCATTTGGCTTAATATATGAATTAAATCCGTAAATATTTTTCCTACCTTTTTTAGATTTTAAACTCGTTAATTTTTTTAATATCTCTACAAATTCTTCATACGTCCAATTTCCATTCTTTGGTGGCTTCACATTTTGTTTATTAAATAAATCCAAATTGAGAAAAAGAGAATAATTTTCCATACAATAAGGCAAACCCCAAATTTTATTTTTATATTTAACAGCTGAAATAGCCTTAAATTTATAACTTTCTATCTCATCTTGAGTTAAAAAATCATCTAATGGCTCTAATATTCCTTTTGATATGATTTCAAAATCTGCTCCTACAGGAGCAATATCTGGATAGCTATTAGTTTTAATCGCTGTTTCAATTTCTATATATCCATAATCTAAATCAAGCGGTTTAAACTGTATAATTACACCGGGATTTTTTCTTTCAAATTCTTTTATTTTACTCCTCAACCACGAATACTTATAACCCGTAGTAATATCTAGCCTTGGATAATCCCAAATAGTTATTATTCCTCTCCATTCAATATTCCGTTTAAAAGCTTTATCAATTATTTTATCTAACTTGGGTTTCATAAAAAAATACGGAGCAAATAAAATAAACACTATTAAAACTAAACACAAAAATAGGGTAAAAGGCCCATATTTCTTTACTTTCATAGGTACACCTCCTACCCTATATTTATTATTAAATCAAGCTATTTATACATATGTAAACAAAACACACATTTATTATTTTTCATCTCTTAAATATACAAAATAATACAACATGGGAATAATTACTGCTCCACCAATAATGTTCCCTAGAGTAACAGGAATTAAATTATTAAACCAAATATCTCCCCAAGAAATATTTGCTCCTAAATATTTTCCCATAGGTATAAAAAACATATTTGCAACACTATGCTCATATCCCGACACAACAAAAAGCATTATAGGAAACCAACAAGCAAATATCTTTCCTATAATATCTTTTGCCCCAACTGAAAACCATACTGCTAATACAACAATCATATTACACATCACTGCTCTAAATATGGCTTTGCTAAATGTTAATGACGTCTTAGCTGTAGCTATAATAACTACCTTTTCTGCAATTACTCCTGAAAACAAGCCAGTATTAGCAACTAAAAAAACTACAAATATTGAACCTATAAAATTTCCAAAATAAACAATTCCCCAATTTCTAAACATATCTTTAAAACTAAACCTCTTAGCCATTATACCCAAAGTCATCAAGTTATTGCCTGTAAACAATTCAGCTCCAGCCATCACAACAAGCATAAGTCCTACTGGAAATACAGCTGCTCCTAAAAATTTAGCTAAACCAGCATCTTGTACCTTAGCTATAATAGTAATAAAACCAACTGAACCAAAAGCAATATACATACCTGCCAATATAGCTAAAATTAATAGTGAACAAGAATTTGTCATTGCTTTTTTATAGCTTATTTCCAGCATTGTCTGTGCAATTTCTTTTGGTGTAAGCATTTTCTTATCCAATGTTCAATCACCTCTTGTATATGATATTTGACAGCCGATAAATTAATTTTAACATCTTTTATCTTGAAATTTCAACAAAATTATATCAATTCTCAATATTATCTTCAGATAAAATTTTCACACAATATCATCTTTAATCTAATTATCAAAAATGGTGAAAATTTGTATATTTCTCAATTTTAATATAAAATTTAATTATAATATGCTTCTATAAATTCCTTAAAACTGTCTAACTGCCTATCTATCACTATAAAAATCATAAGTTTTCAAAAAAGAAAGCATACCAAAAGGGGCTGAAAATAATGTTAAAAACCTACAATAAAAATCCATACAGCGACTTCCCTGATTTAGAATTTTTATTAAATGAAATATATGATGCTGTAATTATTGCAGATAAAAATGAAAAAATAATCTTCTACAATAAAAACCTTAAAAACATTATAAATATAAAAAATAAAAATATAATAGGAACACAATATCATAAAATTTTTAAAGATTATAGTGAAATCAAAAACTTTATTGAAGAAAAAGACAAAATAGAAAAAGAAATAATGATAGACGGCAAATATATATTATTAAAAAAATTTTTATATAAATCCAAAAATAATAATACATATTACATTTTAATCTTAAAAGATGTAACGCTGCAAGAAGATTCTAAACACCAATTAGAAAAATTAAAAGAAAGTCTGGAAATGATAGAAGAATTATTAGACAATGCCTACTATGGCATGACAATTGTAGATGAAAATGGAAAAATAGTAAAATGGAATTATGAAAAATTTATGGGTATCAAAGAAGAAGATGTTTTAGGCAAATATGTATATGAAGTTATTGATAACACACGACTGCATATTATTGCAAAAACGGGAAAAAAAGAATTATGTCAAATCCAAAAGATACAAGGAAATCATGTTATTACTAGTCGTATACCAATAATTAAAAATGGTAAAATAATTGGTGCAGCTGGAACTATTATTTTCAAAAACTTAGATGAAGTCAAATCACTTGCACAAAAATTAAAATTACTTGAAGATACACTTCATAAATACAAAGGTGAAATTAGCCGAATGTACAGTGCAAAATATTCATTCGATGATATTATAACTCAAGATGAAAAAATGATGTCTGTAATAAAAATTGCAAAAAAAGCTGCAAACACAAATTCAACAATTTTAATCCAAGGAGAAAGCGGAACCGGAAAAGAATTATTTGCTCATGCAATTCACAATGCAAGTCCTAGAAATCATAAAAGTTTTGTAACAATAAACTGTGCAGCTATTCCAAGAGAACTCTTAGAATCGGAATTATTTGGATACGAAAATGGAGCCTTTACCGGTGCTAAAAAATCAGGTAAAATAGGAAAATTTGAACTTGCCAACGGAGGAACTATTTTGCTTGATGAAATAGATTCTATGCCTCTCGACATGCAGGCAAAACTGTTAAGAGTTCTAGAATCCAAAGAATTTGAAAGACTAGGAAGCAATAATCGAATAAACTTAGATGTACGCATTATTGCCTCTACAAATGAAAATCTAGAAGAAGCTATAGAAAAAGGAAAATTTAGAAGGGACTTATACTACAGACTTAATGTCATAAAAATAGAAATCCTTCCTTTAAGAAAAAGAATAAATGATATTCCCTTATTAATTCAACATTTCATTACTAACCTATCAAAAGAACTGAATATAAAACCAAAAACAATTTCTGATGAAGCAATAAAAATTCTTACAATGCACAAATGGCTTGGCAATGTAAGAGAATTAAGAAATGTAATTGAAAGAACTTTAAGTTTAACAACTAGTGATATTATCGAGCCAAAACATCTACCTGAATATCTATTAAAAAATATGCAGTTAGAATCTAAAAAGAAAAAAAATAACTTATCATTAAAAGAAATCATAGCAAAAACAGAAATAGAAATCATAAAAAAAACATTAAAAGACTGTAATGGAAATAAATCCCTCGCGGCTAAAAAATTAGGAATTCACAGAACAGCACTTTATAAAAAAATAAAAAATTACAACTTAGACTTATAAATATATAAAACTTTACATCATAATAATGAAAGTGTAGAAATATATCTACATATTAATTATGCTTGTAGATATTTTTCTACACTTTTTTAGATTTGAATAATCAAGACATCTGTTATATTTTTATAAAAAATCTATAAAAAATGTAGAAAAATTACTACATAATCTTAAATCATAATAATTCTTTTTTATAAGAAACTTTTTTTAAATAGGCTAAATTGCTAAAACTAAAAAAACATTAACAGTTTATCTATCTTGGCATAATAATTGCTCTTATTTTTAGTTTAAAACAATCATATTAATTAAAAATATAAATTTTTAAAGTTCAACTTAATAATTCATATTAAAAATTAACTATTAATAAAATAAAAGATGGGGGGAATTAAAAATGAAAGAAGTTGTAATTGCAGGTGCTGCAAGAACTCCTATTGGAAGCTTTGGAGGCAGCCTAGCACCACTATCAGCAATTGATTTAGGAGTAATAGCTGCAAAAGAAGCTATAAAAAGAGCAGGAATAAAACCAGAAATGATTGATGAAGTATTAATAGGTAATGTACTTTCAGCTGGATTAGGACAGAATCCAGCAAGACAAATAGCATTAAAATCAGGACTACCAGAAACTACACCAGCAATAACAATAAATAAAGTATGTGGTTCTGGTTTAAGAACAGTATCAATGGCAGCACAGTTTATTATGTTAGGAGATGCAGATATCATATTAGCAGGTGGTACAGAAAGTATGAGTAATGCTCCATACCTCATTCCAAAAGCAAGATGGGGACATAGAATGGGTGATGGAAAATTAGTTGATTATATGATTTATGATGGTCTATGGGATATATTTAACAACTATCATATGGGAATAACAGCTGAAAACATAGCACAGCAATGGAATATTTCAAGAGAAGAACAAGATAAGTTCGCACTAGAAAGTCAAAAAAGAGCAGAAAAAGCAATAAAAGAAGGAAGATTTAAAGATGAAATAGTCCCTGTAGAAATACCACAAAGAAAAGGTGAACCTCTAATAGTAGATACAGATGAATACCCAAGATTTGGAACTACTTTAGAAAAACTCTCAAAACTCAAACCAGCTTTTAAAAAGGATGGTACTGTAACAGCTGGAAATGCATCTGGAATAAATGATGGAGCTGCTATGTTAGTTATAATGTCAAAAGAAAAAGCTGATAACTTAGGAATAAAACCTTTGGCAACAATAAAAGCATATTCATCAGCAGCAATAGACCCAAAAATAATGGGATATGGTCCAGTACCTGCAACTAAAAAAGCTTTAGAAAAAGCAAAAATGTCTATAGACGATTTAGATTTAATAGAAGCTAATGAAGCTTTTGCAGCTCAATCATTAGCAGTAATAAAAGATTTAGGATTAAATACAGAAAAAGTAAATGTTAACGGCGGAGCAATTGCACTAGGTCACCCTATCGGAGCATCAGGTGCCAGAATACTAGTTACATTAATATATGAAATGATCAAAAGAAATGCTAAAACTGGTCTAGCTACTCTTTGTATAGGCGGCGGTCAAGGCACAGCTATTATAATTGAAAGATAAAAATGATTTTTTACAACA
The Caminicella sporogenes DSM 14501 DNA segment above includes these coding regions:
- a CDS encoding gluconeogenesis factor YvcK family protein, coding for MNIFFKFKLDTKLKKSLMLGIIGAIFTIFGLSLLMNVIIKIESKVGLIIGFIALGSGFIFLSVKNLFNHAKQNRNLSDLGLVNKIYDKNILSRGIKVVVIGGGTGLSVLLRGIKKFTSNITAIVTVADDGGGSGKLREDLGMLPPGDIRNCILALADTEPIMEKLLQYRFKEGTLKNQSFGNLLIAAMVGISDSFEHAIKRINQILAVAGKVLPVTTEDITLYAKLKNGQIIKGESQIPLKALENNSSIEKVFIKPKNVKPLEESIKAIKDADVIILGPGSLYTSIIPNLLVNDITKSIRKSSALKIYVSNLMTQPGETDNFTVGEHVKAILNHAGKNVIQYVYANNESIPNEIIEKYREEGAKPVELAQKDMEFFSKNKINVIENNYIEIKKGYLRHNAFQLSKDIVNLVIEKKYSHDKMRFLELNSIVKKVKNTANSL
- the rapZ gene encoding RNase adapter RapZ; its protein translation is MKLVIITGLSGAGKSQAMKCMEDLGFYCVDNLPPVLIPKFAELCFNSNGEIQKIALVIDIRGGKFFDDLFDSLENLKSSGYKYEILFLDASDETLIKRFKETRRIHPLSPKGRIIDGINAERKKLDKLRDKADKIIDTTNMTPGQLKKEIRKIYLDGSETNNILISVLSFGFKHGIPLDADLVFDVRFLPNPHYIENLRDFTGNDEKVRKYVMNWPESIEFVKRLNEMIDFLIPFYVREGKMQLVIAIGCTGGKHRSVTVANILYEYLKEKGHKVSVNHRDIPADVVKG
- the murB gene encoding UDP-N-acetylmuramate dehydrogenase, which codes for MDINQIYMDLIEKINSNNVFKNEPMKKHTSFRIGGPADILVIPDSIDEIVYALKYCRERNIDYFVMGNGSNLLVRDKGIRGVVIKIAENFSDVKINGTKVRAQAGILLSRLSKLIINEGLEGFEFASGIPGTIGGAVTMNAGAYGGEIKDVIVGCSVIDKNGEIIYLNREDLNLGYRTSIIQDKKYVVLEVDMEFKKGDYDKIKSIVDDFTKRRTTKQPLHLPSAGSTFKRPKGYYAGKLIQDSGLKGVRVGDAQVSDLHSGFIVNLGNATAEDVLNLIKLVQKVVRDNFGVNLETEVKIIGEE
- a CDS encoding extracellular solute-binding protein, which translates into the protein MKVKKYGPFTLFLCLVLIVFILFAPYFFMKPKLDKIIDKAFKRNIEWRGIITIWDYPRLDITTGYKYSWLRSKIKEFERKNPGVIIQFKPLDLDYGYIEIETAIKTNSYPDIAPVGADFEIISKGILEPLDDFLTQDEIESYKFKAISAVKYKNKIWGLPYCMENYSLFLNLDLFNKQNVKPPKNGNWTYEEFVEILKKLTSLKSKKGRKNIYGFNSYIKPNDYTIWGIILSDGATVIERKSNKYRFYGKNAWSGLKKLVDLKLVHKVTPKDFGENNSREAWRSFIVDKNVAVYPGRTSLINELKILNSRGKGFNFDVANFPIGLLKKPMSVSIVNAYGIFKQNDKKKLEMCVKFIKYLTDEKGQRELYKQGVFPVKKNIGDIYINDEMMKKIEKTLSNSISIGNHPKWRKIDDILQSQIRMALLGKKSVDEALEDARKKIEQIE
- a CDS encoding formate/nitrite transporter family protein, producing the protein MDKKMLTPKEIAQTMLEISYKKAMTNSCSLLILAILAGMYIAFGSVGFITIIAKVQDAGLAKFLGAAVFPVGLMLVVMAGAELFTGNNLMTLGIMAKRFSFKDMFRNWGIVYFGNFIGSIFVVFLVANTGLFSGVIAEKVVIIATAKTSLTFSKAIFRAVMCNMIVVLAVWFSVGAKDIIGKIFACWFPIMLFVVSGYEHSVANMFFIPMGKYLGANISWGDIWFNNLIPVTLGNIIGGAVIIPMLYYFVYLRDEK
- a CDS encoding sigma 54-interacting transcriptional regulator, translated to MLKTYNKNPYSDFPDLEFLLNEIYDAVIIADKNEKIIFYNKNLKNIINIKNKNIIGTQYHKIFKDYSEIKNFIEEKDKIEKEIMIDGKYILLKKFLYKSKNNNTYYILILKDVTLQEDSKHQLEKLKESLEMIEELLDNAYYGMTIVDENGKIVKWNYEKFMGIKEEDVLGKYVYEVIDNTRLHIIAKTGKKELCQIQKIQGNHVITSRIPIIKNGKIIGAAGTIIFKNLDEVKSLAQKLKLLEDTLHKYKGEISRMYSAKYSFDDIITQDEKMMSVIKIAKKAANTNSTILIQGESGTGKELFAHAIHNASPRNHKSFVTINCAAIPRELLESELFGYENGAFTGAKKSGKIGKFELANGGTILLDEIDSMPLDMQAKLLRVLESKEFERLGSNNRINLDVRIIASTNENLEEAIEKGKFRRDLYYRLNVIKIEILPLRKRINDIPLLIQHFITNLSKELNIKPKTISDEAIKILTMHKWLGNVRELRNVIERTLSLTTSDIIEPKHLPEYLLKNMQLESKKKKNNLSLKEIIAKTEIEIIKKTLKDCNGNKSLAAKKLGIHRTALYKKIKNYNLDL
- a CDS encoding acetyl-CoA C-acetyltransferase; translated protein: MKEVVIAGAARTPIGSFGGSLAPLSAIDLGVIAAKEAIKRAGIKPEMIDEVLIGNVLSAGLGQNPARQIALKSGLPETTPAITINKVCGSGLRTVSMAAQFIMLGDADIILAGGTESMSNAPYLIPKARWGHRMGDGKLVDYMIYDGLWDIFNNYHMGITAENIAQQWNISREEQDKFALESQKRAEKAIKEGRFKDEIVPVEIPQRKGEPLIVDTDEYPRFGTTLEKLSKLKPAFKKDGTVTAGNASGINDGAAMLVIMSKEKADNLGIKPLATIKAYSSAAIDPKIMGYGPVPATKKALEKAKMSIDDLDLIEANEAFAAQSLAVIKDLGLNTEKVNVNGGAIALGHPIGASGARILVTLIYEMIKRNAKTGLATLCIGGGQGTAIIIER